In one Candidatus Palauibacter australiensis genomic region, the following are encoded:
- the def gene encoding peptide deformylase encodes MILDIRIFGDPVLREKCAPVTEIDDEVRRLAADMQETMYDADGIGLAAPQVGVPIRLFVYDVRQEGISPGVLVNPEIVEEEGAVKEEEGCLSIPGLSETVQRSESIVARGLGLDGEPVEIRADGILSRCIQHEKDHLDGILFLDRVSPLKRKILLAKWRKQERD; translated from the coding sequence GTGATTCTCGACATCCGCATCTTCGGAGACCCCGTCCTGCGGGAGAAATGCGCCCCGGTGACGGAGATCGACGATGAGGTCCGCCGACTCGCCGCCGACATGCAGGAGACGATGTATGACGCGGACGGCATCGGTCTCGCGGCGCCCCAGGTGGGGGTGCCGATCCGTCTCTTCGTGTACGACGTGCGCCAGGAGGGGATCTCGCCCGGCGTCCTCGTGAACCCCGAGATCGTCGAGGAGGAGGGCGCGGTGAAGGAGGAGGAGGGGTGCCTGAGCATCCCCGGACTGTCGGAGACCGTCCAGCGCAGCGAGTCCATCGTGGCCCGCGGCCTCGGACTCGACGGAGAGCCGGTGGAGATCCGCGCCGACGGCATTCTGAGCCGTTGCATCCAGCACGAGAAGGACCACCTGGACGGGATCCTCTTCCTGGACCGCGTGAGTCCGCTCAAGCGCAAGATCCTGCTCGCCAAGTGGCGGAAACAGGAGCGGGACTGA
- the yajC gene encoding preprotein translocase subunit YajC produces MLMLNLMASPEGGTANPAATMMMMFGFIAIFYFIFFRPQRKQQKEHQEMVKNLKRGDKVSTIGGIVGEIVHITNDIVTIKSGDTRVEVERSKIGRVN; encoded by the coding sequence ATGCTGATGCTGAACCTCATGGCCTCTCCCGAGGGAGGGACGGCGAATCCGGCCGCCACCATGATGATGATGTTCGGATTCATCGCCATCTTCTACTTCATCTTCTTCCGTCCGCAGCGGAAGCAGCAGAAGGAACACCAGGAGATGGTCAAGAACCTGAAGCGGGGGGACAAGGTCTCGACGATCGGCGGCATCGTGGGCGAGATCGTGCACATCACGAACGACATCGTCACGATCAAGAGCGGCGACACCCGGGTCGAGGTCGAGCGCTCGAAGATCGGCAGAGTCAACTAG
- the tgt gene encoding tRNA guanosine(34) transglycosylase Tgt, whose protein sequence is MRRMPETDAVTAPADEGGFRVEGTSGRARAATLRLSRGTIHTPCFMPVGTLGTVKSLTPGELRAAGVEVLLGNAYHLYLRPGTRVLEGLGGLHRFMGWDGPILTDSGGFQVFSLARINRIDDEGVTFRSHLDGSLHRLTPELSMEIQAAIGSDIRMAFDECPPGEASPEAARTAVERTLAWLARCRASHEAHREAPAGGNGLLFPIIQGASYDDLRLESVERTLALGEWPGVGIGGLSVGEEKEVTHRVLDAIEPALPPDRPRYLMGVGYPDDVIEAVRRGVDMFDCVAPTRNGRNGTAFTAQGRLNIKGARFASDPAPLDETCDGPCCTDYSRAYLRHLFVSNELLGLRLLSLHNVRFLIRLTSQARAAILRGEYDRWADDWLATYRRGFPRPGTEEEGEDGPC, encoded by the coding sequence ATGAGACGGATGCCCGAGACGGATGCCGTGACCGCGCCCGCGGACGAGGGGGGCTTCCGCGTCGAGGGGACGAGCGGGCGGGCGCGCGCCGCGACGCTCCGCCTGTCGCGCGGCACGATCCACACCCCGTGCTTCATGCCGGTCGGGACGCTGGGGACGGTGAAGTCGCTCACCCCCGGCGAGCTGCGCGCCGCGGGAGTCGAGGTCCTGCTCGGGAACGCCTATCACCTCTACCTGAGGCCGGGCACGCGCGTGCTCGAAGGACTCGGCGGACTCCACCGGTTCATGGGATGGGACGGCCCCATCCTCACCGATTCGGGGGGGTTCCAGGTCTTCTCGCTCGCGCGCATCAACCGGATCGACGACGAGGGCGTCACCTTCCGCAGCCATCTCGATGGGAGCCTGCACCGGCTCACGCCGGAACTCTCGATGGAGATCCAGGCCGCGATCGGCTCCGACATCCGCATGGCGTTCGACGAATGTCCCCCCGGGGAGGCCTCCCCCGAGGCCGCGCGGACCGCGGTCGAACGCACGCTCGCGTGGCTGGCGCGGTGCCGGGCGAGCCACGAAGCCCATCGGGAGGCGCCTGCCGGAGGGAACGGGCTCCTCTTTCCCATCATCCAGGGCGCCTCCTACGACGACCTTCGCCTCGAATCCGTCGAACGCACGCTCGCCCTGGGCGAGTGGCCGGGGGTCGGGATCGGCGGACTCTCCGTGGGCGAGGAGAAGGAGGTCACGCACCGCGTCCTCGATGCGATCGAACCCGCCCTTCCCCCCGACCGGCCCCGCTACCTCATGGGCGTCGGCTATCCCGACGACGTCATCGAGGCGGTGCGGCGCGGCGTGGACATGTTCGACTGCGTGGCGCCGACCCGGAACGGGCGCAACGGCACCGCGTTCACGGCCCAGGGCCGCCTCAACATCAAGGGCGCCCGCTTCGCATCCGACCCCGCGCCGCTCGACGAGACGTGCGACGGGCCCTGCTGCACCGACTACAGCCGCGCGTACCTGCGGCACCTCTTCGTGAGCAACGAACTGCTCGGCCTGCGGCTCCTCTCGCTGCACAACGTGCGCTTCCTGATCCGATTGACTTCACAGGCGCGCGCGGCGATCCTCCGGGGCGAATACGACCGTTGGGCCGACGACTGGCTCGCCACCTACCGGCGCGGGTTCCCGCGCCCCGGGACCGAAGAAGAAGGTGAGGACGGACCATGCTGA
- the queA gene encoding tRNA preQ1(34) S-adenosylmethionine ribosyltransferase-isomerase QueA yields the protein MTDERAGRTEAYDYELPAELIAARPAARRDASRLLVLDRARGRFTDAPFPALLERLSAGDAVVVNDSRVFPARLLGRKPTGARAEILLVRPESESESGALPPFAPFNEADTRLWRAMVRPGGKLKPGRTVDIADGFAVEILDSASDGTRLVRLAGDGDPWSLIQRHGRVPLPPYIVRDDTGGERDGRDDAEDRERYQTVYSEPSGSVAAPTAGLHFTREMLAAVEARGVRLVSLTLHVGFGTFRPVTADRIDEHEVAPEAYSFSSSAAEALNATRARGGRVFAVGTTSCRVLETVAQGGGPAAGGGPAAGGGPTAEGDVSAGGPFAPGRGWTNLFIRPPYTFRAVDALVTNFHLPRSSLIMLVAAFAGRERTLEAYAHAIRERYRFYSYGDAMLIT from the coding sequence ATGACGGATGAGCGGGCGGGCCGGACGGAGGCGTACGACTACGAGTTGCCCGCCGAGCTGATCGCGGCCCGGCCGGCCGCGCGGCGCGACGCCAGCCGCCTCCTCGTGCTCGACCGGGCGCGGGGCCGCTTCACGGACGCCCCCTTTCCCGCGCTGCTCGAGCGGCTCTCCGCCGGCGATGCCGTCGTCGTCAACGACAGCCGCGTCTTCCCGGCCCGGCTGCTGGGCCGCAAGCCGACCGGCGCCCGGGCCGAGATCCTCCTCGTCCGCCCCGAGTCCGAGTCCGAGTCCGGCGCGCTCCCGCCCTTTGCCCCCTTCAACGAAGCGGACACCCGCCTCTGGCGCGCCATGGTCCGCCCCGGCGGCAAGCTCAAGCCCGGCCGCACCGTGGACATCGCCGACGGGTTCGCGGTCGAGATCCTCGACTCCGCCTCCGACGGCACCCGTCTCGTGCGGCTGGCCGGCGACGGCGACCCGTGGAGCCTGATCCAGCGCCACGGCCGCGTGCCCCTTCCTCCATACATCGTCCGCGACGACACAGGCGGCGAGCGGGACGGGCGCGACGACGCCGAGGACCGGGAGCGCTACCAGACCGTGTACTCGGAGCCGTCGGGGAGCGTCGCCGCGCCGACGGCGGGACTTCATTTCACCCGGGAGATGCTCGCGGCGGTCGAGGCCCGCGGCGTCCGTCTCGTGTCCCTCACCCTTCACGTCGGGTTCGGCACCTTCCGTCCCGTGACCGCGGACCGGATCGACGAGCACGAGGTCGCCCCCGAGGCGTACAGCTTCTCCTCCTCCGCGGCGGAGGCGCTGAACGCGACGCGGGCGCGGGGCGGGCGCGTGTTCGCCGTCGGCACGACCTCCTGCCGCGTGCTGGAAACGGTCGCCCAGGGCGGCGGCCCCGCGGCGGGCGGCGGCCCCGCGGCGGGGGGCGGCCCCACGGCGGAGGGCGACGTCTCGGCGGGCGGGCCCTTCGCGCCGGGGCGGGGATGGACGAACCTCTTCATCCGTCCCCCCTACACCTTCCGCGCGGTGGACGCCCTGGTGACGAACTTCCACCTTCCACGCTCCAGCCTGATCATGCTCGTCGCGGCGTTCGCGGGCCGCGAACGCACGCTCGAAGCCTACGCGCACGCGATCCGGGAGCGATACCGCTTCTACTCCTACGGCGACGCGATGCTCATCACATGA
- the ruvB gene encoding Holliday junction branch migration DNA helicase RuvB, which translates to MTAPGPPGRSGDTRKAGDAGDTGAGGGARPRTEVTTPEVLESDERPDASLRPQRLDEFIGQARVKESLSVFVEAALGREEALDHTLFYGPPGLGKTTLALLLAGELGVGIKLTSGPVLEKPGDLAGLLTNLPPRGILFIDEIHRLRPVIEEFLYPAMEDYRIEIRLGDGPRVETFSMKLERFTLVGATTRFGLLTAPMRARFGVVERLGYYPPAELARIVTRSAGLLDIPITSGGAEEIARRARGTPRIANRLLRRVRDYAQVRSDGTIDSGTAEKGLTLLNVDEYGLDEMDARVLKAIIETFEGGPVGLASLAVAVGEDAGTLEEVYEPYLIQNGYMQRTARGRVATRKAYERFGYALPSDREGSEGGAQGALFGDDG; encoded by the coding sequence ATGACGGCGCCGGGGCCGCCGGGCCGATCGGGCGACACGCGGAAGGCGGGCGACGCCGGCGACACGGGCGCCGGAGGCGGGGCTCGGCCGCGCACGGAGGTCACGACGCCCGAGGTGCTCGAGAGCGACGAGCGTCCAGACGCCTCGCTGCGCCCGCAGCGGCTCGACGAGTTCATCGGCCAGGCGCGCGTCAAGGAGAGCCTCTCCGTGTTCGTGGAGGCGGCGCTCGGCCGCGAGGAAGCGCTCGACCACACCCTCTTCTACGGCCCGCCGGGCCTCGGGAAGACGACGCTCGCCCTGCTCCTCGCCGGGGAACTCGGGGTCGGGATCAAGCTCACCTCCGGCCCCGTGCTCGAGAAGCCGGGCGACCTCGCGGGCCTGCTCACGAACCTCCCGCCGCGCGGGATCCTCTTCATCGACGAGATCCACCGTCTCCGGCCCGTGATCGAGGAGTTCCTCTATCCGGCGATGGAGGACTATCGCATCGAAATCCGACTCGGCGACGGACCTCGCGTGGAGACCTTCTCGATGAAGCTCGAGCGCTTCACGCTCGTGGGCGCGACGACCCGTTTCGGGCTCCTGACCGCCCCCATGCGCGCGCGCTTCGGCGTCGTCGAGCGCCTCGGCTACTACCCGCCGGCGGAACTCGCGCGCATCGTCACCCGCTCCGCGGGCCTCCTCGACATCCCGATCACGTCCGGCGGGGCGGAGGAGATCGCCCGCCGCGCGCGCGGCACCCCCCGAATCGCGAACCGCCTCCTGCGCCGCGTCCGCGACTACGCGCAGGTGCGGAGCGACGGCACGATCGATTCCGGGACGGCCGAGAAGGGCCTCACGCTGCTCAACGTCGACGAGTACGGCCTCGACGAGATGGACGCGCGCGTCCTGAAGGCGATCATCGAGACCTTCGAGGGCGGGCCGGTCGGACTCGCCTCCCTCGCCGTCGCGGTGGGCGAGGACGCGGGGACGCTCGAGGAGGTCTACGAGCCGTACCTGATCCAGAACGGGTACATGCAGCGCACGGCCCGCGGCCGCGTGGCCACCCGGAAGGCGTACGAGCGCTTCGGCTACGCCCTCCCGAGCGACCGGGAGGGGTCGGAGGGCGGGGCACAGGGTGCGCTGTTCGGCGATGACGGATGA